Within Lactobacillus amylovorus DSM 20531, the genomic segment AATAGAGTAGATTTTTTGAGAGGTATTAATTATGAACACTAAACAAGGCGTATTAGACATTTTGAACGATTTAACTGGTGAAGACTTATCAGACCAAATGGATGAAAACATCTTTGACAATGGTTTGATGGACTCAATGGCAAGTGTACAAATGCTTTTGAGCTTACAAGAAAAATTTGATATCGATGTTCCTGTATCAGAATTCAACCGTGCTGAATGGGACACTCCTAACAAGATTGTTGCAAAGGTGGAAAGCTTAGAAAATGAGTAATAAACGCCGGCTGTGGCAAATTTTTGGCCCAGTCCTTTGCGCTTTTATCCTTTTACTAGTTGTATTCCTACTTCCTTGGGAAAGAACTTTTTCTAAGCAAACCATTTACGAAGCTGCTGCTTCACAAAATACTACTGTCTTCAAGGGCAGCACAATGAAGCAAGAAGCATACAATGAGGGTTATATACCATTCTATGGTTCAAGTGAATTGTCTAGATTCGATCCACTTCACCCTAGTGTTATTGCAGAAAAGTACCACAGAAATTATCGTCCATTCTTACTTGGTGGACCAGGTAGTCAATCTTTGGCTCAATTCTTGGGGATGCAAGGTACAGCTAAACAGCTTAAAAACAAAAAGGCTGTAGTGATCATTTCACCACAATGGTTCACTAAGAAGGGCCAAGATCCTAATGCCTTTGCTTTGTATTATTCACCACTTCAAGCATGTAACTTCTTGTTAAGTGCTAAGAATAATAAGACTGATCGTTATGCTGCACAACGTCTGCTTGATATGCCAGACGTAAAGGGTGAGATTAGAAATAGTCTTAAGCAAATTGCTGCAGGTAAGAAGTTAACTACTTTCCAAAGATTTTACTTAGAAAATCGTCGTATAATGTTGGTTAACGAAGACAACTTCTTTAGTTCATTCCAATTGCGTGACCGTGTAAATAAGATCCGCGATAGAGCTAAGGTTTTGCCTAGTACTTATTCTGTTGCTGCCTTGAACAAGGTTGCTGAAGAACAAGCTGCAGCACACACTAATTCAGACAACTTGGGAATCGACAATACTTTCTTTAGAACTCGTTTGCCTAAGAAGGTATTGAAGAACCTCAAGGGCAGTCAACGTCACTTTAACTACGTAAAATCAGTTGAATACGCTGACTTCCAATTGATGCTAGAACAATTTGCTAAGCAACATACCAATGTTTTGTTCATTATTCCACCTATCAACGGTAAGTGGATGAAGTACACTGGCTTGTCAGCTAAGATGTACCAAGAATCAGTTGCTAAAATAGAACAACAATTGACTAGCCAAGGCTTTGAAAACATTGCTGATCTTTCAAGACGTGGTAATGAAAAGTACTTCATGCAAGATACTATTCACCTTGGTTGGAAAGGTTGGGTAGCTGTTGATCAAGCCGTTAGACCATTTATGAAATTGCCTAACGAGCGTTACAACTACGATATGTCTAACTACTATTACTCAAAGAAGTGGCAGAATAAAGACAATGTTAAGCGAGTAAATTTAACTAGCAAAGATCGTTTAAAAGTGAAGTAGTGCGACGGGCTATTAATAGATTAGGTATTAAGGGTTCCGTATTGGTAACAAGCAATATGAAGCCTGTACTGAACTATGCAACAAACAATAGTACTGACACTAGCTACTTGATCAATTCAGTTCAAAAGTCAATGACTGCTGCAATGATAATGCGCGAGGTGCAGAAAGGTAAGCTTAGCTTAAAAGATAAGCTTTCTAAGTATTATCCAAACGTAGCTGGAGCACAGAAGGTTAGAGTCAGCAATCTGCTGGATATGACTTCAGGACTTGATTTAGAGAAGGGCCAAGAGTTAGGCACAAAGAAGTTTATTTCTGACAAGGCTAATATTGACCATGATCAGAAATACACCGTGTTTGATGCTAAGAAGCTTGGCAAATGGCACTATACTTCAGTTAACTACATTTATCTCTGTGGTATTTTATCCCAGCTTGAACATAAGACTTACGAGCAATTGTTCCGTGAGACTTATATCGAGCCGCTTCACCTTAAGAGAACTGAGTTCTTATGGTCTAACATGTCCAAATTACGCGCCGTTAATTGGGTGACTGGATATGAAATGAAAGAGGACCAGTACGTAAAGGTAAAGCGTAAGACCGCAGTAAAGGATGCACATAATGAGTTAGGTGCTGGATCGATTGTAATGTCAAATGGCGATTTAGCTAAAACGATTGAATACATTCTACATGGCAACATGCTAACCAAACATAGCAAGCAGATCCTGTTTAAGGGTAAGGCTCCTACATTCTATAATGGTGGTTTATACAACTTGAAGAAGTATAAGTCAGCTAATGGTGCAGGTGAAGGTTATTACACCTTTATGCGTAGCACTAGGGATGGTAAGAATATGATTATAATTCAAGATAATCACACTGTCCCTGGTGAGTTTGGTAAGATTAAGAAAAAAGTAAATCGCATCATGTCAATCATGATGGAATTATAAAAAAGAGGTTTGATTCCGATTTAATTCGGAGTCAGGCCTTTTTTGGTGGCATATAATTGAGGTAGAAAATAAACTGTAGAAAGTTCAAAATATTATGGAAAAGCTCGTACCTACAATTATAGGAATAGTATTAATTTTATGTGGTGTGTTGGAACTTTACATGACTTATCGCTATTCTCAAAACATTAAAAAATTGAAGAATCAACCACCAACTGCTCCTTTTGCTATTTGGAGTGGATTAATATTTGGCCTATTTTTCATTGTAGGGCCTATCATCACCATGGCCGGTGGTCTTAAGAATATGAGTCAAATGACGTCAATTATTGTAGGGATTCTATTCTGGATAGCAGCTATTTTTTCCTTAGCCAGGGCAGAACAAATTAGAAAGAAACTTAAGGCAGAAAATAAACCATTATCCAGTTCACCCCAAGCGGTTGCGACGTATGTAATTGTAATTGCTGCCGTTATATCGGGCTTGATTGCAATTTTTTAGCAAAGAAAAATTATAATATTTGCGATTAACGCCATATCGCTTGTTTTTTATTTTTTTGAATGCTAAAATCTTCATGTACCGTCGCTGATAGTAGTCATTTTCTCCGGTAGCGAAAATGTTATCTTCTATATGTGGTCAGAGGTGACGGTCAACACTGTGTGAGCCTAGTTCCGTTGTTGGTTGAATTAGGCTTTTTTGATGCTATTTTTTCTGATAATCGTATATAATTGAAGAGTATATTTATAAAAAAGTTAGGAGAAATTTATGTCTACTACACGAAAGTAACTAAAGGATAGCGCTAAGCAAGTTCTTCGCGGTAATTGGCCTTGGGCTGTTCTAATCGCTTTGATTAATAGGTTAGTTGTATGGATTTTGACTTCAGGCGGTCACAAGCTTGATGGTTTTTATATGAATTACGATGGAAATAATGTATTTTTCCAATTCCTTAGCCCAATGGGTGGCATCTTAGCTTGGATTGCTGATTTTATTGCATTGAGTTTGGCAATTTCATTTTTGAACTTAAGAGATAACGCAGATACAAGTGAAGAGAAGCCATACATCGCTGCCTTCTCAGTTTTCACTGAAAACCGCTTTGGTCCAGAATGTATTAACTATGTTATGACCAGTATCTTCACTTTCTTGTGGAGCTTATTATTGATCATCCCAGGTATTATTAAGAGCTATTCATACGCAATGACGACATACATCGTTAGTGACATGGTAGCTAGTGGCAAGTCCGTTGGCGCTACCGATGGTATTAACGCCAGCAAGGAATTGATGAATGGCCACAAGATGGATTTATTTATCTTTGACTTAAGTTTCCTTGGCTGGTTTATTCTTGGTAGTATTCCAGCCGGTATTGGTCTTTTATGGGTTATCCCATACTACCAAACTGCTAAGGCTAATTTCTACCGCAACTTAGCTGGTGACAGATACTTAAAATAAAAAATAAATTAAGCATGAAAAAACACCAGGTAAATTTCTTACCTGGTGTTTTTTGATTAGTCTTTATTAGTATTAGTAGAGGTTAGCTGCCTTAACGTAAGCATTCTTACCGATACGGTAGTACTTAACACCATTGATGGTCTTCTTCTTACCGTGGGTAGTAACAGTAGTGTTCTTCTTCAGTGACTTACGGTTTAACTTGTAGTTACCGTTCTTGTTGTAAACGCGAGCTGCGTGCTTCAACACACGAGCCTTAGTTGAACTCTTAGTAGGAGCTTGAGAAACGGCGCTACCTGATGCAGTAAGTGGCAATACGTTGATGTTACCGTCTACGTTAAGACCACGCCAGTTATCAGCAAATTGCCAAATTGAAACACCCTTCATTGATGGGAAGTAGCTGAAGTTTGGCTTGTCGATACGGCCAGCAACTGCGTATGAAGCAACCCATAAACTGTTAGGGAACTGGTTAATAACAGCGTTGGTGTTGATGTTATTTCTCAAAACTGATGAACTTGCGTATAAAAGTGGCTTGTAGCCAGCTGACTTAACTTGTTGCATGAAGGCAATGATTGCGTTAGCAGTAACGCCCTTACCCATGTTGATGTTGTTACCATCGCCTGATTCATAGTCACAAGCAAGGTATGAACCTGGTGCAAGACCTACGGCCTTAGCTGAAGCGACTGCGTAGTTTGCTTCGCGCTTAGCAACAGCGCTGTTAGCACTGAAAGTAGCGAAGTGGTAGCCCATTGGCATCATGTTTTGTGCACGTGCACTAGAAACTTGTGCACTAGCCTTAGGGTTTCTGTAACTAGTACCTTCACTAACCTTAACTACGGCAAACTTAGCACCTGATTTTGCATGAGTTGAAAGATCAGCACTTTGGTAACTTGCAACGTCGATACCAAGTGAACGAGCAGCAACTGAAGTAGTTGAAGCTTGAACAGTCTTGGTTTGAATATGTAAGGTGTTAACTACGGCAACTGAAGTAGTTGATAATGCAGCAACAAGTGCTAATTTTGTAATAAATCTCTTCTTTAATGACAACTTTATTCCCCCGAATATTATTCTTTAATTGTTAGTCTAAATTTTATCTTCATAGAAACATTTCAAGGATAATAAGAATAACGTACTGGGTCAAGAGAACTAACGGTAAAATAAACTAGAAGTAACATTATAGTAAATAATGTAATCAAATTGTATTATTTGAAGAAGAAAATAAGCTAAATTTTTTCTAAAAAAGTTCGGCTTTTATCCACTTTATTCCCAAAAAATCGAATTTCCACGTATAATAAGAAGGCAATATTGAAACTAACGTAGATTTGAGGCTTTTCTGTTGAATAAAAAAATCTTATCCGGCTCTTTCTGGCTATCATTCGGTAGTATCGTATCTAGAATACTGGGAGTCGTTTATTTAATTCCGTGGTTAATCATGCTTGGCAGTTACCACAACCAATTAAACGCACAGGCTATGTTTAATTCTTCATACACCCCATATGCGCTTTTTTTGTCTATTGGTACTGCAGGGCTTCCTTCAGTTATTGCCCGGGAAGTATCACAGTTAAATTCGCAAAATAGATACAAGGATAGTTTATACATTACTAAACTGGGACTGATCATCATGTTCGTCATGGGACTAGCCTGTGGTGTTTTGCTTTATGTAACGGCACCAATTATTGCTAAAAACAGTCCGGTAGATTCCGTTGCCAGTGCGACTATTTCCATTCGTGTATTGGTTCCAGCCGTAGTAATTTTGCCATCAATGAGTATGGTGAGAGGCTGGTTCCAGGGAAATAACGATATGAAGCCGTACGGAATTTCCCAATTATGGGAACAGTTCGCCAGAATCCTCTTTATCCTTTTATCTACGTTCTTAGTTATCGAAGTCTTTCACCATGATTATGTGACTGCCGTTTACTTTAGTGTATTCGGTGCCTGTGTCGGCGCTATTGCCAGTTATTTGTACCTCTTTGCGTATATGCGTAAGCAAAGGGGGCATTACAAGGGCCTAATCGATAAAAGCGCACCACGCACTTTAAACAACGTCTCACGGAGTTTGCTTAATTTATGGTATGCCTCAATTCCATTTGTTTTGCTTGGTTCCTTTATTACCGTGACGCAGCTGGTCGACCAACTTTTGTTTAAACAAATTTTGATCAGTTTCAACCACATGAGCACAACCTATGTTAGTTACCTCTACACGATTTTCTCAGCTAACCCAAGTAAGATCACTACGGTGATTGTTTCACTCGCTACAGCTGTTTCTGAGACGAGTCTGCCGCTTTTAGCAGGGCTTAGGTATAAATCCAAGGATAGCGTCGAAAGCATCAGAAAACTGCTCTTAGAGAACTACAGACTACTTCTGTTTGTCCTTCTTCCGGTAGTCGCACTTGGTGCCTTTGCCTCATCACCAGTTTATTCAGTACTATTTTCACATGATAGTCTTGGTGCATATTACTTGGTAGAAAATATCATCCAAAGTTTATTGGCTGGTTTAGTAATGAACTCACTGACTCTGCTTTTAGCTTTAAATATGAACAAGTTGGCCGTGATCTACATGATGTGGGGCATCTTGGCAAAAATCATTTTGCAGGTGCCAATGACCTTCTTGATGAGTGCAGACGGTGCGATCCTTTCAACCGATATTTCATTCTTGATCGTAATTTTGCTCAGCTACCACAAGCTGGACAAGACTTATGGCGTCAAGTTGCGGAGCTTATTGCCAATTATCGTTTCAAACGAAATTTATATTGTTTTGTTATTCGTTTACCAAATTCTTTTCGGCTATCGCTTCAATGATTTAGGTCGAATGGGCAGTTTTATTTACCTGGCAATTTTTGGCCTAGCATTTTTAGGCATCTACATCTTGATTGCCAACTGGATGGGAACGTCCGAAACAATCTTCGGCAAAAAGATTGGGTATCGCTATTACAGATACAAGCATTACCAATAAAATGAAAATTTAGACAGAAAAAACCAACAAGAATTTTCTTGTTGGCTTTTTTAATTAATATCTTCTGTTAATATCACCCATACTGGAGCGCATGGTTTCATCAACGTACTTAGACACTTCATCGTCTGAGTCCCGTAAAGCTTCTTTAACTTCCTTATGGTTCATTTGGTTAACAAGGTAGAATTTCAAAGCCTTGTTGATTAAGTCGCTAAATTCAACATCATGATTCTCGCTATATTTATCGATTAATTTACGAACATCACTGTTCATTTCAAAGTGTTTTCTTGCCATTTTTTACTCCACCTTTTCTTATGGAAATAATTATAGCATAGTAGCCATTAATCGATAGATGACAAAGCATCTAGCATGTTGATGCGTTTGATCTTTTGGTGAACGACGATGGCCAATGCGGCCGTGATCATAGCAGGGATGAGGGCCGAGAAGACGAAGTTCATTGGATACATATTCGGATCAAACATTGCTACATCTGGCGGCAGACTCGTGATGATAAAGTGGTGCAGCCACCAACCAAAGCCGAAGCCTACGATGATGCCAAGACCAGACAAAATGATCGTTTCACGGTAGATGTACATGGTCGTTTCATTATCGTAGAAGCCTAGCACTTTAATCGTGGAGAGCTCACGGATTCTTTCAGCTACGTTAATGTTAGTCAAGTTGTAGATAACCACAACGGCTAGCATTCCTGAAATCAAAATCAAAATGAAGATAACTTCGTTCAAACTACCTGTGAAGCTACCTAGCAATCTTCTGTTGGCGGAACTGGAAATCACTGTTTCAATTGCAGCAGACTTAACCAGCTTACGACTGACGCGATTGATGAAAGTAGAAGAGTGTTTTCTCATGGTGACCAAATATGCATTAGTAGCATATTTTTTGCTAGTAGCTTTTTCATATTCTTGTTGATTCATGAAAATGTAGTGCCCTAGGTACATTTCACAAATGCCGTTGACTTTGAAGCGGTATGTTTTACCGTGGCTGTTTTTAAGAGAAATGGTAGAACCCTTTTTAGCATTTAAAATATTGGCCAATTTTTCCGAAATAATTACGCCATTATTGGTCAATTGCAGTTTCTTCTTTGATTGACGTTCTCTTAAATTGATCGATTTTTTAAAATTCTTATTTGACTTAGGTACCATCAACATCACATTTTCGGTCGAACCGCTGCTGGCAATGTGCTTGGTTAATTGTTGGTACTGGATTGCATCAGACTGCTTAATATCTTTTTCTTTTAGCAGATTATCTAATTTATTTTGTTCTTTCTTTGTGACATTACTGCTTCTTAACGCAATTATGTCATTTTTTTGAATATCAGAATACTGAATGCCGCCAATGCCTTGCAGCGAATCGCGGATACCGAAGCCCATTACTAAAAGTCCGGTACAACCGGCAACACCAATGATGGTCATAAGCATTCTGCTCTTATAACGGAAAATGTTGCGCGCAGTAACTTTAGCCGAAAAGCTCATGTGGTTCCATAGCCAACTCCAATGTTCCAGCAAGATTCTTGAACCATTTTTTGGTGGTTTTGGTAAAAGCAAAGCAGATGGTTGCTCACGTAGCGTCTGATGCAAGGTAAAAATTGAGATCACGGTGGTAGAAATCAATGCAACCAATAGGGAAATGAGTAGTGGCCCCCAGGCAAAATTGATCTCATAACCGGTACCTAGCGTAGAAGAGGCTAAATAGGCCTTGATGATGAGATCGGGTAGGGACGTGTAACCAAAGTTGGCACCCAAAATAACGCCTAAGATTGCAGCTGAGGTGCTATAGAGCAAAAATTTAATAGCAATGGCACCATTGCTGTAGCCAAGTGCTTTTAGCGTCCCAATATTTGTCCGTTCTTCTTCGACAAAGCGCATCATGGTAGTCAAACTGACAAAGGCTGCTACGGCGAAGAGAAAGCCAGGGAAGACATTAGCGAGGACTTCAACACGTTCTGAATCAGCACGGTAAGAAGCGTAGCCTTGGCTTTCTTCACGACCACTGATTGTGTAGCTTGGGTAAGCAATTTTGATCTTATTTTTAGGTACTTTAATTTGGGCTGGATCAACAGAGATGCCACGCTTTAACATTTGCTCAGCTGCTTTTTTACGGTACTGATTTTTATACATCGTGATGTATTTTTGATGTTTATCAGCACGGTTCTTGTTTAAAGCAGTTTGCAGCTTGTCTTGATCGTGGTAGACGCGGTTACGGTAAGTTACGCTAAATGGGCTCAAATTCTGGGTATTTTTAAACGTTACACGTGAAACTTGGTACACAGGAGAAGCAAATGCACTTGGAGTAGTAACTGCAATCCCAGTTAAACGACCGTTGCCAATGTTAGTTTGTCCAATTTGATTCTTGTCCAAAAACTCGCTTGCTTTGACAAAGCCAACGATTTTAAAAGTTTTATTCTTTAAAATACCAGGCTTAGTAAAAGTGATTTTTTGTCCGATGCGATATTTCTTTTTAAGCAAATAAGATAGCGCGATTTCATTTCTGTTTTTCGGGAAATGACCACTAATTAGCTCATAGCTTGAAAGGTCCCCCGATTTTGAAAAGACGCGTAGCGTATCATTATTGTGCTTATTTTTTACATCTTGAAAATAGCCAAACGTTGCTTTTTTAACTTCCGATAAATTACGGATTGTCATTTGATCTGTGGAATTGATACCGTAATTTGAAGTAACAGTTACATCGGCCAGATTGTGTTTGTTAAAAAAGTCGGCACCCGTGGCGCGCATATCAGGGCCCGCCATTTTTAAACCAGTAAAGGCAAAAGTACCTAAACCAATTAATAAAATGATGGCGATATAACGGCCTAAGGAATGCGTTATGGCCTGGAAGGCATCCTTCCATAGAATTGTTTTACGCATTTTGCTCACCTACCATTCAATAGTACTGATATCAGCAGGCTTTTTATTAATGTGAATATCCTGAATGCCGCCATCGTGGATGCGGATCACCTTGTCGGCAATTGGAGCAATAGCAGCGTTATGAGTAACGATTAAAACGGTGGAACCATTCTCGCGGCTCATGTTTTGCAGGATTTTTAAGATACGTTTACCAGTTTGGTAGTCGAGTGCTCCTGTAGGTTCATCACATAAAAGCAGCTCTGGCTTTTTGGCAATGGCACGAGCGATAGCTACACGCTGTTGTTCACCACCAGATAGTTGAGCCGGAAAGTTGTTTTCACGATCGCCCAAATCGACGTATTTTAGCGCTTCGTCTGCGTCCATCGCATCCGGTACGATTTGTGCAGCTAATTCCACATTTTCTTTGGCCGTTAAGTTAGGAATTAAGTTGTAGAATTGGAAAATGAAACCGATGTCGTTGCGCCGATACGTCGTCAGCTCGTTAGCGTTATAGCCAGCGATATTTTTGCCAGCAACGATAACATCACCACTGGTATTAGGCTCCATGCCGCCTAGAATGTTAAGCAAAGTAGATTTGCCGGCACCAGATGAGCCAAGGATGATGACTAATTCTCCTTTGGCGACAGAGAAGGTGATATCTTTGTTGGCATAGATTTGCGTATCGCCGGATTGATAAATTTTGGTATTATTTTTAAGTTCAATGTAAGCCATGATTATCATCTTTCTAGCATAATTGTATAATGTCGTTATAACTTTATTTAAACATAATTGTAAGCGCTATATAAAGGAAAATACTATGGTAGATAAGTTAGCAAATTTGCTATTAACAATAAGAAGATTATCGATCTTCAGAGTCTTTCAGCGAACGCTGGTTATACTGATGCCGATCGCAATTATTGGTGCATACTTTCAACTTATGCGAAATGCTGTTTTTTCACCAGATAGCTTTATTTATAATGTTTTGAATTTTGATGAAACTATGCCAGACGATATTTGGTATGCCGGTGCTTTTATCAGCAGCGGAATGGTGCGAGCTACTTTTGGGCTATTTGGCTTATATGCAGCATATTTTTCGGCAAGATATACGGCGCGTTTATATAAGAAAGATTCCACTTCGGCCGGTATGACCGCCGTTATTGTAATTATGTTCTGTGCCTATGCTAATAATTTGGGCGACACAACCGGTAATCGCTCGCCGTTTTCTGCCAGTATTTTAAAAGTAAATGCCATGTTGCTGGCTTTGCTGATAGGGTATGCTGTTGGCCAGATTTTTCACTGGTTAGGTAAAGATCATGAGCCGATTGAGTTTGAACATACTAGCCGCATTCGAAAAAGGGCGTGGGATGCGCTATTACCAGCGTCAGTGTCGATCTTAGGCGGTCTGATTTTAGGTGTTTCAATTTATGAACTGCAAATCAGAATTATGAGTTCGGATACTTTTAAGACCTTGGTAGCGCAGGTGGAAAATTCAAATAATTTATTTGAAATTATCCTACTACTGATAGTAGTAATGTTCCTAAGCTGGATTGGTATTGGCTAT encodes:
- the dltD gene encoding D-alanyl-lipoteichoic acid biosynthesis protein DltD, with protein sequence MSNKRRLWQIFGPVLCAFILLLVVFLLPWERTFSKQTIYEAAASQNTTVFKGSTMKQEAYNEGYIPFYGSSELSRFDPLHPSVIAEKYHRNYRPFLLGGPGSQSLAQFLGMQGTAKQLKNKKAVVIISPQWFTKKGQDPNAFALYYSPLQACNFLLSAKNNKTDRYAAQRLLDMPDVKGEIRNSLKQIAAGKKLTTFQRFYLENRRIMLVNEDNFFSSFQLRDRVNKIRDRAKVLPSTYSVAALNKVAEEQAAAHTNSDNLGIDNTFFRTRLPKKVLKNLKGSQRHFNYVKSVEYADFQLMLEQFAKQHTNVLFIIPPINGKWMKYTGLSAKMYQESVAKIEQQLTSQGFENIADLSRRGNEKYFMQDTIHLGWKGWVAVDQAVRPFMKLPNERYNYDMSNYYYSKKWQNKDNVKRVNLTSKDRLKVK
- a CDS encoding serine hydrolase domain-containing protein; this encodes MRRAINRLGIKGSVLVTSNMKPVLNYATNNSTDTSYLINSVQKSMTAAMIMREVQKGKLSLKDKLSKYYPNVAGAQKVRVSNLLDMTSGLDLEKGQELGTKKFISDKANIDHDQKYTVFDAKKLGKWHYTSVNYIYLCGILSQLEHKTYEQLFRETYIEPLHLKRTEFLWSNMSKLRAVNWVTGYEMKEDQYVKVKRKTAVKDAHNELGAGSIVMSNGDLAKTIEYILHGNMLTKHSKQILFKGKAPTFYNGGLYNLKKYKSANGAGEGYYTFMRSTRDGKNMIIIQDNHTVPGEFGKIKKKVNRIMSIMMEL
- the dltC gene encoding D-alanine--poly(phosphoribitol) ligase subunit DltC, which gives rise to MNTKQGVLDILNDLTGEDLSDQMDENIFDNGLMDSMASVQMLLSLQEKFDIDVPVSEFNRAEWDTPNKIVAKVESLENE
- a CDS encoding putative polysaccharide biosynthesis protein, which encodes MNKKILSGSFWLSFGSIVSRILGVVYLIPWLIMLGSYHNQLNAQAMFNSSYTPYALFLSIGTAGLPSVIAREVSQLNSQNRYKDSLYITKLGLIIMFVMGLACGVLLYVTAPIIAKNSPVDSVASATISIRVLVPAVVILPSMSMVRGWFQGNNDMKPYGISQLWEQFARILFILLSTFLVIEVFHHDYVTAVYFSVFGACVGAIASYLYLFAYMRKQRGHYKGLIDKSAPRTLNNVSRSLLNLWYASIPFVLLGSFITVTQLVDQLLFKQILISFNHMSTTYVSYLYTIFSANPSKITTVIVSLATAVSETSLPLLAGLRYKSKDSVESIRKLLLENYRLLLFVLLPVVALGAFASSPVYSVLFSHDSLGAYYLVENIIQSLLAGLVMNSLTLLLALNMNKLAVIYMMWGILAKIILQVPMTFLMSADGAILSTDISFLIVILLSYHKLDKTYGVKLRSLLPIIVSNEIYIVLLFVYQILFGYRFNDLGRMGSFIYLAIFGLAFLGIYILIANWMGTSETIFGKKIGYRYYRYKHYQ
- a CDS encoding ABC transporter ATP-binding protein, yielding MAYIELKNNTKIYQSGDTQIYANKDITFSVAKGELVIILGSSGAGKSTLLNILGGMEPNTSGDVIVAGKNIAGYNANELTTYRRNDIGFIFQFYNLIPNLTAKENVELAAQIVPDAMDADEALKYVDLGDRENNFPAQLSGGEQQRVAIARAIAKKPELLLCDEPTGALDYQTGKRILKILQNMSRENGSTVLIVTHNAAIAPIADKVIRIHDGGIQDIHINKKPADISTIEW
- a CDS encoding ABC transporter permease produces the protein MRKTILWKDAFQAITHSLGRYIAIILLIGLGTFAFTGLKMAGPDMRATGADFFNKHNLADVTVTSNYGINSTDQMTIRNLSEVKKATFGYFQDVKNKHNNDTLRVFSKSGDLSSYELISGHFPKNRNEIALSYLLKKKYRIGQKITFTKPGILKNKTFKIVGFVKASEFLDKNQIGQTNIGNGRLTGIAVTTPSAFASPVYQVSRVTFKNTQNLSPFSVTYRNRVYHDQDKLQTALNKNRADKHQKYITMYKNQYRKKAAEQMLKRGISVDPAQIKVPKNKIKIAYPSYTISGREESQGYASYRADSERVEVLANVFPGFLFAVAAFVSLTTMMRFVEEERTNIGTLKALGYSNGAIAIKFLLYSTSAAILGVILGANFGYTSLPDLIIKAYLASSTLGTGYEINFAWGPLLISLLVALISTTVISIFTLHQTLREQPSALLLPKPPKNGSRILLEHWSWLWNHMSFSAKVTARNIFRYKSRMLMTIIGVAGCTGLLVMGFGIRDSLQGIGGIQYSDIQKNDIIALRSSNVTKKEQNKLDNLLKEKDIKQSDAIQYQQLTKHIASSGSTENVMLMVPKSNKNFKKSINLRERQSKKKLQLTNNGVIISEKLANILNAKKGSTISLKNSHGKTYRFKVNGICEMYLGHYIFMNQQEYEKATSKKYATNAYLVTMRKHSSTFINRVSRKLVKSAAIETVISSSANRRLLGSFTGSLNEVIFILILISGMLAVVVIYNLTNINVAERIRELSTIKVLGFYDNETTMYIYRETIILSGLGIIVGFGFGWWLHHFIITSLPPDVAMFDPNMYPMNFVFSALIPAMITAALAIVVHQKIKRINMLDALSSID
- a CDS encoding GH25 family lysozyme, whose protein sequence is MSLKKRFITKLALVAALSTTSVAVVNTLHIQTKTVQASTTSVAARSLGIDVASYQSADLSTHAKSGAKFAVVKVSEGTSYRNPKASAQVSSARAQNMMPMGYHFATFSANSAVAKREANYAVASAKAVGLAPGSYLACDYESGDGNNINMGKGVTANAIIAFMQQVKSAGYKPLLYASSSVLRNNINTNAVINQFPNSLWVASYAVAGRIDKPNFSYFPSMKGVSIWQFADNWRGLNVDGNINVLPLTASGSAVSQAPTKSSTKARVLKHAARVYNKNGNYKLNRKSLKKNTTVTTHGKKKTINGVKYYRIGKNAYVKAANLY
- a CDS encoding PTS transporter subunit EIIC, producing MVDKLANLLLTIRRLSIFRVFQRTLVILMPIAIIGAYFQLMRNAVFSPDSFIYNVLNFDETMPDDIWYAGAFISSGMVRATFGLFGLYAAYFSARYTARLYKKDSTSAGMTAVIVIMFCAYANNLGDTTGNRSPFSASILKVNAMLLALLIGYAVGQIFHWLGKDHEPIEFEHTSRIRKRAWDALLPASVSILGGLILGVSIYELQIRIMSSDTFKTLVAQVENSNNLFEIILLLIVVMFLSWIGIGYPLNALSNSAVNTAAMANLNYALKHGSAWDVPHKFLGSSLVYPYAWMGGASVSLALIVIILLVRENKQHENIAKINLLPVVFNSNWGFMVGMPIILNPVLFLPFIIIPVVNVLLASVAIALHIIAPCVYPVLRGTPGILISFFGSNGNWVNLVFSILLFILDIVMLIPIASLGQRIEKGLREREQKNE